Genomic DNA from Candidatus Omnitrophota bacterium:
GAGCGTGTGCATCAAGCCCTCACGCTTCAACAGCGCATGGAAGCCATCATCGACCAATTCCGCAACGGCGGCATCAGCGAGGAGACGGCGCGCGCACAACTCGTGCCGCTCGTCAGGGAGCAACTGGACGGTGAGCTAGCGACGCTGGATGCGGCGATCGCCGAAACCCGAACGCGCCTGGAAACGCTGGAACGCCAACGGCAAGATCCGGAAGGCACGATCACTTCCCGCATTGACCGGTTGCTCGGTAACTGAAAGAAAGATGGGGTCAGATCTTGCGAGATCATATTGCCCGCGCGGGGTGTTCTGCGTCGCCGAGGCTTCGCAGCAATGCACCGGCATCGGGGAGTAAAGCGACCAGGGCCTTGCCGGCATAGTGAAAGTATGGTATCCTTACTGTAAGGAAATCTTACAGTCTCTGTGGCGCGATCAGCAAGGAGCAGAACATGGCCGTATGGATGACCGCCACCTTAAGCAGCAAGGCCCAGATTACCCTGCCGAAGCGGGTGCGCGAACTGTTGGGTCTGCGGGGGAAAGGGGACCAAGTCGGGTTTGTGGTGGATGAAAAAACTCACCGGATTATCATGACCAAGATCACGTTGGTGCCCGAGGAAGAGCCGTATACCGCCGAAGAACTGCGCAAGCTGCTCAAGCTGGCCAAGGCGCCAGGGGGGAAGGCCTTTCCTTCAGCCGAGGCGTTTTTGAAGCACGTGCGATCGCTCTAGTGAATCATGCAGTACCAAAGCAGCCCGCGCTTTGATCGCAGTGTTGCGCGGCTGGATGCCACCCGAAAACGCAGCGTGCAGGAAACCGTGGAACGGCTCGTGGCAGCCTTCGAAACTGGTCAGGCGCCGGCGGGGTTGGGACTCACGCAGCTTCGACCAAACCTCTGGGAGTGCCGAGCGGGCCTGAGTGACCGCGTGGTGTTCTACCGACGGCGCGATGCGGTGGAGTTTTTGCTCGCAGGCAACCACGATGGCATCAAGCGATTTCTTCGCGACTGGTAAGATAATCCGCCGCTGACAAATTGCACTACTGCTTCAATCGGCCTGTAAGGAGGAGTGCGATCGCCTTCGGGTAGAGGCGATGTTCGATTTGGTGCAGCCGTGTGAGGACGCGTGTTTCGGACTCGTCCGGTTGAATCGTCAGCGCTTCCTGCAGCAGGATCGGGCCGTGATCCACCTGCTCATCGACGAGGTGCACCGTCACGCCGGTGACTTTGACACCCGCAGCGAGCGCATCACGCACCGCGTGCGCGCCTGGAAACGCCGGCAAGAGTGC
This window encodes:
- a CDS encoding AbrB/MazE/SpoVT family DNA-binding domain-containing protein, whose product is MAVWMTATLSSKAQITLPKRVRELLGLRGKGDQVGFVVDEKTHRIIMTKITLVPEEEPYTAEELRKLLKLAKAPGGKAFPSAEAFLKHVRSL